GTCTGATCTCTCGCACCTCACGGACCAGGTTGCCGCCGCCCAGAGGCTCTAGGGTCCGAGTCTTGTGGCCTAAATGTGAATCACATAAATTAACCAAGTGAAAACATTGAATTGAAAATGCTATATTAATGTATTCAACTTTAGTCTAGCTTACCTGGTGAAGTAACtcatagtaaataaattatttagtcacAAAAAATACGTATTGTAAATGGTAGTAAAACAGGAATGCCTAGATtgcaatgtatttatttgaaaacttcaACACCAAATGATAAATAATGGCAGAATtggataaataaaatgttatagagGTATCACATTTTTATTACGTTGTACAATTTGGGAAAATATTACTGAGGGTAAAATAGCTAGTAGTAATGCCTTATTTAAACAAGGTTAGCGCCTCCTATGGAGTCCAGTTGACGGACGAAGTTTCCTCCACCGATGGAATCAAGATTGCGAACAAAATTGCCGCCGCCCAAAGAATCTAAGTTCCTCTTGATAAGGTTGGGTCCGCCGAGCTGGTCAAGGTTTTTCTTGACGAAGTTACTGCCGCCGATAGAATCCAGATTCCTTACGAAGTTCCCTCCTCCGATAGAGTCTAGGTTCCTTACAAAATTCCCTCCACCAATAGAGTCCAAGTTACGAACAAAGTTGCCGCCGCCGAGGGAGTCAATGAATCTAGAGTGCAGTCTTTTTCCTCCTTCGAGATCCCTGCCCAAAAGGGTAGAACCCCCGATCGAGTCCAAGTTCGGACCCAGAAGGCTGGAACCACCGAGCCCGTTTAAGTTTCTTCCTAGCAATCCAGATCCCCCGAGGTTGTGAGTGTTTCGTCCGTATTCTAAGCCCCTACCCAAGAGAGAGCTGCCCCCTAGTCCACCGAGGCCATTCCTGGCGCCGTAAGCGTTAAGGTTCCTTCCAAGCAGTGTGCTACCCCCGATACCGTTTAGACCACTACGACCTTCAAGCTTATTTTCGTATTGCATGAGGAAGCGTACGAAATCCTCCAGTTCTTCTCTTTGTTTGTAATCTGTAACAATTCGAGCAATCTTAAATTCAAGCATATTTAGGCATGACagtgtttgaaataaaacatgactgtgcattaaaataaattcgtaCTTACCACGCGATGTGCAAGAAACAACATCACCGTGAACAAAAGCGTCGTGATTCAATCTTGTGCAGAGACGTACATTGTGATTGGTGCAATATTCCatcaccataataatattagtgcgCAAGGAGGATTTTGTTAAACTAAGTGCAGTTTCCGTTGTACTTACAAAACACAGTGGAGGGTATTAATCGTTGGTACGTGTGCAGGCAAGTGAGGAATACCTTTTAACAGAGTGCTAATTTTATAACGTCATAAGAATACATTGGTGGAGTGAAATTGCATAACGTTTTTCTACATTTGTTATTGATTGAACAGTGCGAAAAAATTTTGGTGGTAGGGATTTTGTGTTCGGTGCGAAGTTTTGGTGCTTTACACAATCAAAGTAtggattaaataatttattaagtatattaattattcgTACGAAGTTTATATTATTCGGATAAATGACGTAAGTATGTGTACTTTGAGTTTAATCCAATATTGATCGTGTTACTTGCAAGTTACCGTTGTGGTTGGTAAAGTTTGCGCAATGACGTGCCAGGTATAGTATCACCGTGTTAACATTCTGTGTGcgtataaatttaatattgaacGGTGTCGAAGTTCGTGATGTGTGCACTTCTGTGCGAATGTCAGAGAGTAAACTTACCGGCGGCGTCGTAGCGTTCCCCAGAGTTGTGCTCGCTGCCACTTACATCCTGTTCCTGGTGGCAAACCAATGATTGTTCAATAACATGTTTACTACATGTGGCTTGAACTAGAATAGTATTTACAATGAATACTAACATGTTATAACTATTTGAACCGACGCTTAGGGTACATATACAACAGACCTATAACGTGGtgattgtaattataatattaaaatggcaCGGGTAAagaaaactagttttaatacaCCACTGTCGAACTCCTCAGGGAAATACCTACGAGCGTGGAATAAGTAGAGGCGGTCAATGAGTAAAAAAGCTCTCAGACACTATCCATTGAGCCCTAGATGACTATTACCTAAATAGTATACATTTgaatagaatatattaaaatactagtatactgatttgtaaacaaattactttggttattttataacgtttaaAAGCCCGTATAGCCGATAGCACTATAATTCCTATGAAAGTGATCTTGATGATCTATTTGagttataaagaatatttttatataaaattacgaaGTTGGTATCTCAATTCTGACAAGTACACTTAATACAATTTTGTCAAAGAATAGCGCAATATGTCGGAGGCAAGTATAGCACTATTCAATACAAGTTCCTTTAATTCCTCACTCGAAAACTGCTATAACTATTCAAGTATCTAAGATTGAAGTACACTAACCCATTCACAATCACTTTCaacaaacaacatttaatattacGCTGTGTAATACTCAGTGGTATTCAATATTACTTGTGAAAAAGCAATTAGAAACATTTCAAACTAGACTTACTATAACACAAACTAACCATTTTGTTCTATCGTAAATTAGGGTCgcttataaataattcttacaaGAGCAGGCAGTTCATTTCTAAAATTTGAATTGtctcatttataacattttataaatagacttcGATTGCCAAACGTTTAGTGTTTAATTAGAAGCTTAAGTTGCGATTATATTTTCGTTGGGAGACGAccatttgtaatttgtttcgTCAATTAAGATTCTGACAGGGTTGTGATTGTGGGGTATTACCGGACCCGCGGTAAAAGATGACGCGAAGCAATAAGAAAGACCAATTTTAACAAATGGACATTTCGTTATCTCCTTTGACTAAATGATGCCATTTTAACGGCTGGCTGGTCTGAGTGCCCCTAGTAATGGCTCTAGAATCTAATTGAGTGGGAACTGTTTCCGTCCGATTCTCAATATGCATAATTTCAAAACTATTGGTACTATTGCCTCTCAAGTTGTATTCTCACAGGAGCGAAAAGGAATGTGTGCTGGTTGATTATCATATGAAATCACaatgttttacttatttaattgtcttaaaatgaaaatataaatgctGAAAAGTCAGAGAATTTCGACTCTCATGAATGTGTTTTTTGTGCCGTGTACAACGATAATCCTTAAATTCTTGATAACAGGAGCTTTAACAAAAGAGAGCATGGCTAACCGTTTGCGTTTTGGAAACAAAAGagatatgttttctttttaatgagGGCGAGCTTTTTGTGTTGCTCTGGTAAAATATTATAGAGATTAAATGTAGGTAAGATATAGCAATTGTGGAGGAAGTGGAAATAAGAATCTTCTGTTATTCATTGTTCATACCTGGTGAGGGTCGGCGCTGCAGCAGACAAGCAGCGCGGCTACGGCCACGGCCAGCGCTCCGCCGGCACTTCGCATCATTGCACCTGCACAAACATTCAAAACTTACTAACATAACATAAACTTATAGCATACTCTGTGTTACGACGAACAAGCATATCTTCTATTAGTAGCGGTCAGTTGCTAACTAAATGTTACACTTTGTTAGAAGCTTTACTAAACTCTCTTAATAAATTCCCTCGACACTATAAGGACGAGGAAAGTTCCACTGATTCAGACTAACTCAATTCTTTCAATCTGATATTCGAGTTTTCGTATGATACCAAAATATCGCTAAGATTCAATAAATTGTCGAAATACCTTTTGCTGATGCGTCGAAAAGTACGATCATTATTCTAGTGAGCAAATTGAACGCATTTTGATTTATAGGCGATATTTCTATAACTCATTGTAATTATCTCAAAGCTCTGAAAGTCAGTACGTCGCTAGACAGATACTAgttacctaataataaaatgatcgCACAGAGATCGTATAAAATGCAATAATGTAAAATTGCATCGACTTTTGCTTTATGATACGACAGTAATAAAAGGTGCGGTTTGAAATACATTCTTTTCATTAAACTCTATATGTTTTATACCTACGATATTGAATAAAGTATTATTGAGTCTGTGGATAACGTAATTGAAGATGAGCAAAGCAATTTGAATTACCTGTCTcatagaaaatgaaaatagGGAATGTATGTCAAAGAAAAAACGGTTTTGTGAATAAAAGTGTTCAAGATGACGTATTGCAGATAAGTTTATTGTTCAGTAAATAATCTGCCAAATATATTAAAGTGTGGATCAAATTTGAGATAATACAAATGCTGTAGGAAGCTATGAGGACTTATGTTCCGTGAAATTTAAcgtctttattataaaaacagcaATGAATCCAAAAAGACATCAACGCACATACTAAAAATTTGATTTCCTATGCTCTGTTACTATAAAGTTTTCCAGCaaataaatatgacataaaaatattgtattgagGTCAAACTATCTTCATTCAGTGTCATGTGCTGGACGTGAAAAGAGTTGTATCAATCATGTTGCCTTAATTCCGTGTATTGATGAACTTTCGATAGTAGAAAATAAACGTGGCAACGTTACACGTGTAAGCAATCAAGCCTTTGAATGAAGcaatttttaatctaaatatagAGATAATATTAGAAATGTGGCCGAGGTTTTTCtacaaatagataataatagatttattttggaaacattTAAAGAGTTTTTGTTGCACCTGTTACTAAAGTCATTTGAAATGTTCAGAACACGGCAACTGCATAATTATTTCATGAGCATATTACACAGTTTTACAACTTTTCTGTCTTGTAATTATCCATGAGAACGgatataaaaacatttccttTAATCAGTAAAGGACGGTACCGTACTTTACTGATTACGAAGcgggtttttaattaaatattttttcactacAAACCTACTCCGAGCATCCGAGAGGAAGACAAAACGAAGGATAACACTTTCTTTGACAAGAGTAACTATCATTTCATGCTTCATTTCCGACATAGAAAAATAGATGGTCGTATTGAAATgcaatattgtataattaaattgaacaaTTAATCTATTCTATGAATGTTATCGTGTGACTCGGGCAAAGCAAAGCGAAGAATATTAATTCATATCTGCATTCTTTGCTTTTTCAGCTGCTGATTCGttgcaaaaaaatgtgtgtatacgacaataattaaattttttatcacattgttttattaaatcgTCAATAGATGTATCTACAATGAATATATAAGGCAAGCGAAAACAGGTTTTTTACGTATTAGCAAGTAATTTAAGGAAGGAATCGTGTTATATTAAACCTCATTATAACTAAATTAAGAGGGAAAATAAAGAAAGTAGAATGACAGATCATTGACGATAATAAGGCTTGTTATCGGATGCGGAAGTTATCGTCGCCGGAGGTTTGTAACGAGGGCCCAGTGGCACACGTGTAATTCACTTGTTTATATTTAAGCTCAACCTTGTTCGGTTGAAAGCAACAGTTAGTTAAGAAAGTTTTTAGACGTTGCGAAAACTCGACTCGATATTGAATAGCATTGGTACTTAAAActacgtatatttattttctttttcaatattgTGAGTAATATACGTTCTATgctgttatttattttgcagtagTGAAATTTTCTAAGTATACTTTGTATACGGTGCctaaatgaaattgaaactatgaatataaaattctaaatgAAGTTTATTTAGTcctctttttatttaaacataaaatatttaaatatccaaTTTAAGACTGAAAAATTAAGCtttcaaataaagttatttcttTAACCTAAGGATTTAAAGACAAAAAAACGTACTTGAACTATTAcgaatttaaactttttactaacaaaattttcaaattattttatttcgcaaaaaattatacaaaacgttagaagaaataatgttttagaaaatgaatgataaatatatattagtacTTGCCTGTGAGCGTTTGTTGTCGGGGATGAGAGAGCTCGTGAGTGTCGGTGGTTGTGGTGCGTTGTGCCGCTGGAAGGCTGCCTCGCGCTTATATATCCGGTGCGTGAGCTCTGGGCGGGCCGGCAAATGGGCGGGCGCGCGCTCTCCACGCTCCACACGCTCCGACCGCGGTGCAATCATCCCCCTACGTCTTCTAAGTatctctataaaataaataaactttataattctaATAACGTGTAATATTCCATTCCAACAATCTACGTACGTATACCTGAACGGGAAAACCGTGAGTGCGTAAATGTTCATATTGTTCACACTTCGTGACATGCAACTCAGTTTGTTAAGTaatatatttccttaaaaattttaaggaaataattGTGTGAATTCCCGGTTATTCCTGTTGTTCACTTGTTTGTTGTATTAAAACGTCAATAATTATTCTGAAGTCCAAAGTCTGCTTGTTTGTAATTAtcttactatttatattaatttgggGAGAGCACTTCAAAAGCTGGGAAAGGTCGAAGTCGCAGCAGGTACAAATGcgatctatttttataattagacgttaaaaatacaaagatgGGCGTTTTGCGTTGGCTTTAATAAGTCATTTGAAACCAGGTAAATGCGAACGACGTTATTCTATACTACTTTTAAATGGTAataagtacaataatataacattattcgAATGAATTACAGTTCCTTATtgggatcgtagcaagtagtATCATTTAATACGTTACGGTACACATGGTAACCCGTGGTGGTGTACAAGAcgtaaaatatacctattatgaaaaaaaacctttgtaaCTTTACGGAACGACATTTGACcgatatgtttttattagttttaaagtaaaaatacggaataataatttaaaattgagttttatagtgaagcaaatatatttaataatgattGCTATAGGTGTGATGGGAGTGTAAAGTGATAACCAATcatacagttttaataaatcgtTTGTGTGTCAGTCTGTCTATTGACCTGTGATGCTAACAGTTATACCATACGGCCCTTAGGTTGGCAATTGAAGGAAAATCTTGCTTTGATGTAGTAAATCGTAATCAAATGACATCGAtgcaatgttttcaaaataatacctTAATTGCCTTTAATTGCCGGTAACGGCCTCTGATAATATAGGTACTATGTCTCTTTACGAAATTGTTCTTGCTACTGCCAGCTCACGTAATCTCCTAATGTCATGCTGAGCAAATCCTTTTTGTCTACAATTCTTCAATTTGCCCTACCTTGGAACATTCTGTTCTAGACCTGTATATCTCCCTTATATACGTATCAATACATATTGGATATTATAATCGAACATAAGGAGTTGTTACATAGCGTTTACTCAGTTCTGTGTATtccctgtatataaagtttgaaatacatGTTTGTATCGGTAAACTTAGCTAATTAGGATCATAATGAAGCACGGTATCATGTAATACAGACTTTAGGTATATGTTGTCTACGTATAGGATATTATTGAAAGCCTCACTTGACCCTAAACCCACTTAGTGTCAATTATACACTCAAATCGAATTAAAAGAGAATTCGCAATGATAGCCCGTGGTATAGGCATACGCTGTTATAGGTCAATATCCGGATAGAGGCAAAGAATGATCTTCTGTTTTGTTAACTATTCACCtgttagtttatatttaaagaaagtTCCAAAAAATATTGGCTCCATTTTGTAGAAGGGGCGGTGACATGGTGCACATCGATGACGTAATTTAAAACTCTACAGTAACTATCAAgcttttatttgttacaaaccGGCCATTTTCTACGTTTTGTGAAAAATCTGTCATTAATTTCGGTTGTTAATATAATGAATAAGTTACAAAAGCGAAATACAGAACAATGATAACTATTTTGTAGGTAattttaggtaaataaatagtgGATAAGATAAGGCATTGAAAAAATCTGTatcaattatgaaaaaatatatgttaaatatGTAGCCGTGATGCATCTTCACTCGCGTATCTCCTCGCCACACGGCATCTCCGAACTAAGACATCTCCAATATTTGCTTTCCATCTGTTGGGCTCCTCACGATTGTCACGAAAATGTTTAGCCAATAACAGTACCTTACAATCAGTTTCATCTTGATAGTaaatgatttgtatgtttgttagaaACTATAAAGTTGAGAACGTAACACTGCATCATAACAGGTTAAAGCAATTCTTGTAATTTGAATTTCGGTCAAACCAATCATATTTTCAATGTCATAATTTGCTTCAAGAAGAGTCAAGTACACAGAACAAATTTCATTGGAAGTTTAGGGTTACGAATCATGTTTACATATTATACACATAGAAATCCaaggattattattattaggattatttacaaacaataaaaaaaaatcttgcaaaaattttaggtttttccatttatacatatttgttgtAGACAGTGCATCATTTACTACATAGCGCTAGTCAGGAAGAAAGTCTTTTTAGCAAAGGCTACGACAATAGAaacaacaattttctttatatttatatattttacctttCACATGAACATTATTGGTAAGCAAGTAACGCTCTAGCAAGTTGGCCTGCGAAAGGAAAGTTCAAAGAGATCGCAATTGAATTTAGCGGCGAATGTGAAAACATTTTTGTGAAGGATAAGTTCCCTCAACTACCAATAACAGttctaaacatttatttacaagtttGTCCGGCTTCTTAACACGCAACCTCACTACTAAAGTTAAATACAGAACTAACGTATAAACAGAAGACGTAGTATTACATCACATTGGCTCTTTCTGAATGGTATTGAAACTTGCATTTTGCTTCGAGTGTCAAAGAACtggtaaatatatgaaattgatTAGATTTTACGTGATATCTTATGCAGTTCGTAAAGTCAAAAATttggttaatttaaaaaaccttcgaccataattattatgttgcgGTCATCAGTCGGTtagcgatctgtgggttaagcagctCTTGGCCCGGTCGGCGTAGTTGGGTGACCAGAGTATTTGAACTGGTCGTGTCCgcgcttcggaaggcacgtaaaaagtcggtctcggttgttgtctactactTAATACAACAGccgtcgttaagccatatcaaaggcctttctggcagcttgaacaactatgaTTCCAGCATTGACCCTTTGACACAAACCATACGatgaaataatgaataataattatacgcAGTTTTCATTTAAGATCGTTTTATTTGAGTTACCGATCAATCGCGCAGTACATTGATTGGAACTTCGCGTATAAAAATTCGTAGTAAAAGAATACGGGTCACTAAAGTTAGGtataacattaattacaaaGTTGGTTTCAGTTTCAAAAATGTGATTGGCTTAGTTACTCGGGAGTTGCAATGATTTTTATTCGTGCGATGTACCATTGTTATCAAAAGTTAAAAAGATTCTTtttggacattttttttttgtgataacagatatttttttcaaaagaagTACATAACTTACTTTTGTATATTCTGTATAGGCTCatgtcaagtattttttttataagagattTGTTCTGTCAGACCATCGTATCGTCAGTACGAAACACTAAGAATATAGTTACGGCCCCcctatgtatattatgtatatgaatATGATCACCAAGACAATTTGTTTGACAGTTATCTTCAAATTGAAGCTCAACAAGTCTCATCGAGTGCGAAAAAGCCTTAACAGCTATGTCTGATTGATCTTCGACAAACAAATGAGATTAAAGATGGGTTCGGGCCGCCTGGTTAACACGGACAATTAAAAACCTAACCGAATACCAAATCTGTTAAAACATCTAAGAGCATAAAGTATTATGTTGTAGGATCGGTGCTGACGCTATAAGGTGCCGTTCCTTAGCTCAAGTTTCACCACAAAGATATAACAGCAATACAAAATCTCAAATATAAGTAATCCCACTTCGTCTCCAGGAATTCCGCAAGCTTTTGATGATTAAAATCGTTTCAAAAGGTTATACGCTTGATTAAACGCTTtacttttacacattttattttctttcattttcaaTAGCTATTAATGGATGCTTGCTTTACAAGACGCTGTATTTTTCCTCATGGGGTGAGTGACTCGTTTTGGCATAATAAAACacaatggaaaaaaatatcgatttaaataatatgaagttGTTTCATCAGGTTGGtggcctagtctttcttccatcTATATTGAaatcgacttccagtctcactggatgcagctgaataccattattttacacagaacgactgcctatcggacatCCACAACCCAGTAATCTATGAAAAAGGCAGCCGGTTAGGATTAAAATGctaaattatcaaaaataatgttgaagATATAATCGTTGGCTGCATCGACAACTTGCAAGAACTATTCAAATATGATCACGTAAATATCTAAGAAGGCGTTAAAGTTTTATTCGTGTGTAATATCCATAAAATGATGTTATGAGTGTCATTAAACATTGTCGATCAACAGTGTTTCAAATGCTTCACATTACACAACGGTATGTAAATGTACACATGCACATTTAACTacgaacattattattatcttctttaagttttcttagtatttttataCGTCTTTAAAGAGTTCGATGACACTATTTAGTATGTTGGCTATAAGTACACACTTAGAATAAAATATGCCCGTGTtgctctttttttttttaaaggtaagtatgttgtatatttgtttttttttaatgacgaCTAATGTCTTCATAACGCAGACTACTTATCGTGAGACAAAGGCGTAAATTATGAAATTTGCTTGCATTTACATTGCATTATATCTAAGCCCTTACTAGCCTTTTCTTGGTTTTATAGAACTGTAGGAGTTGAAAAGTTATCATATAGTGTCTATTTCACTATTGAAGTAGTTCAGACACGATAATGTGTTGCAGTACCTAGAGTGCTTTGACGCATAAGTGCCTTTTTTCAATGTGAGTCTGAGAATCATCAATTTTAGTCATTTTTGTTAGTACAATGTTACGTAATTTCAAAACTttcaaattcattttatataaaggTTATGCGATGAAAAAAGACTCTTGACAGAGAAGAACAAACgcaataaaaattcaattctaAACGAATGATGAAAAACTAGTTCAACACAGTTTAACCGTAATTCCTTCGTTTTTAGACGGCTATTTTTCTTTCTTCGTTGCCAGTGAACTATGTAGTTGTCGAAagagaataatttaatttaaaagctgaTATATCGACACGGGGTATTAGAAATGATAGCAAAAGTTGGGCATCGATCGcaaaattttagttaaaaaaaccaACGGATAAAGAGGACTGGAACCCAAAACTAACCCTTGTCCCTAGTGTGTCAATTGGTTCAGTAACAGCCTACATTCTTTTTGatcagctcctcgcatgatcaattattgtatcaaccacattgtaaaacttttggcgtttgaaaagagtggccgtgagtttcttgctagctcttctcattctcagtaattgtaacgactatcataagagTCAATATcggacctaaattaataaatgatttgatattgattttgattttgaaacagGAATTATCGTTAGTGAATAGTGAATTCAGACAAAAGAAGAACTacattttacgtttatattttttaatcattctttcgatttaaataatatctaccGTATTATATACAATAcgaattcttaaaataaaagaaaggtAGCTATTTAATTAAcctgtaataaacacaaataccAACGAGATTTAATTAGATATGATATTTAGTAACTTTGAATTAACTCGCCATGTTAGTTTAGAGTCTACACTAACAGCGTAGAGGGTCTACGCCGTAGACATTGTGCCTTCCTGTGGGCGGTCGATTGCCATCTGaatgaatattgaataaaaagacAGGATTTATGACATGAGTTTCTTGACGAATTATGAGGGTGTGAAGGCACCTTCTGCATGCTCTCGGGTAGACTCAGGCGTAATgttgttttgtataattaattcaCAAATGTCACGCACAAGCCGGTCAGTTTACGTCGACACTGCGACCTTTGTTTAGCTATTTTTCGGCGAGCTCGCTAATCTGTCACGTATAAAATTAAGTGACACTTCGTGTGTAATTTTCATATTTGACGTCGGTCACTTGGCGTTATTTTGTCAACATTTGCAAGTGTTTGAGAGGCCGCGCGTATGCGGAGCACGTTCGCCTCATCTTTATTAACAACAGTgggatatttttctttaatatttacatcACGGTGTGTCCGGCCTCTTAATTGACGCTTTGGCGCCTGATGAGCGCTATCTCTTAATGATTCTGCGTAGAGCACGCAACGGATACGAGCAGACATACCTAACGTGTCCCTGAACTACTTTGTATTGAATTACTTATTGTAAAAGAGATAATTTGAAATCCCCCGTTTAAAAAGTCTGCGATTATcgctaaaacattttatatgaagctattttttaaaacgaaaacaatAAAACGCAAAAAGCCTAACATAACAAGTTTCCGCTCTGATGGaagtttctgaattttaatTAGTGAGAATCAATTCTGAAATATGTGACGTGGAGCCGTGATTCCGATTCGATTGTtgcatgttttaattattttatttttaagcaatttACTTTAGAAATGAAATATGCCGTAGGAGGAACTGTTTTTTATCATTCAATAACGAGGTGTTAATTATATGAAGGATCAATTAATATCGTTTTACAGTGAAACATAATCTGCGTTGTTATTAGAGCGGACGCGTAAGTGATATATCAATCGGTTTTTTGCTGCCAATTATTATTGTCTGGCGCCGGCGGCATCTGGACGTAgaatttttacataaatgtaaTATTGGCGCACATAATGCTATGATAACTTAGAGCTGGTACGGGAAACGTAATTGCAATAatgttattcaaacaaaatgtcTGAACATATCATGAATTCTTAATGTTATGCGCCTTCTCTGTTGATTCAGGTTTCCACACGTTAGTGTATGACGTGTTTCTTAATCATTTTCACTCAATATTTTGGTTCCTCTGAGTAACATTTTGTCTAAAAAGATTTAACGTAAATCGTGCGCTTAACTGACATACTGTAAAACCGAAATATCAGAacagaatttaatttatatgtttatagatcttttatttttaggtaggGGAATTTTGTTAGCATAACATTTCATGTTGAAGAGTATCTTTTAAACATAACACGAGCATTAATTCCTATATCTAACACGAACGTGATATAGAAGCTGTAGTGTTGCAGCGGCAACATGCCACCTACAACATTTGCCATACTTTGTATAAATCCATCGGATTTGATAGTAGGGCCGATAGGATTGATAAAATTGAGAAGGTCATCGATATGATTTCATGGCGGCCGTGACGAATGTATGCGTTTTGTGGCAATTCCATTATCTAGAGTGCTCTCCACAGTTAATAACCGCACTTGAAGCTCAATGAAGTGGTGGATACAAATCTCACCGCGAAGTGCTACCGAATGATGTCACAATATTGCGTCAATAGTTCACTTTGAAG
This genomic stretch from Anticarsia gemmatalis isolate Benzon Research Colony breed Stoneville strain chromosome 13, ilAntGemm2 primary, whole genome shotgun sequence harbors:
- the LOC142977861 gene encoding orcokinin peptides isoform X2; this translates as MMRSAGGALAVAVAALLVCCSADPHQEQDVSGSEHNSGERYDAADYKQREELEDFVRFLMQYENKLEGRSGLNGIGGSTLLGRNLNAYGARNGLGGLGGSSLLGRGLEYGRNTHNLGGSGLLGRNLNVVRNLDSIGGGNFVRNLDSIGGGNFVRNLDSIGGSNFVKKNLDQLGGPNLIKRNLDSLGGGHKTRTLEPLGGGNLVREVREIRHSGYVPYLISRRYDFGSPYGGKREPWPLAPVEYGGYYGDGLPKRNFDEIDRSGLDTFVKKRNFDEIDRSSMPFPYATKRFYHLYGTNYLDLDTPVSSFDKKRYRPDYPMDEIDLSHFPIGSKRSQDSYPLVPRNIL